The DNA region TAAGCACTTTCTTCTGCTTCCAATGTTACATTCCACTCCAAATGAGTTGATTTTCCATGAGGAGTGAATGCATAAACTCCCTTGCTTGCACTAGTTCTGTTCTCATCAACCCCAAATTCACCGGGTATTACGTCCTTTATCGTTAAGTTTCTCTCAATACCGTGATTTGTTACTAGTATGCGGAACTTCCACTCCAAGTACGTATGAGTGGGAACTGTTGTGTTTCCTTCAAGCAATATTTTTTCTATTGTCGGATCACCCACCACAATAATCCTAATAGGACATGTGGTTATCTCAGCATCTCCGCCATCCCAGTGAGCGTAAAACTCCAGAGGAATAATATACTCCCCAGCAGGAACGTCACCTACACTTACATTCCCCATGAAAGTGTATTTATCTTCCGAAGCTATCTCCCTCTCTACTCCATCTTCAGTTTCTATCCAAACATCCATATTTACCGGAAGACCTGAGTAATTAGGATATAAGCGAACCCAAACACTCTTAAGCTCGTTTAAGTAGTTTCCAACCGTTAAAGCATCAAAAGTTAGATTACTATTCTTTTCCATAACAACAGTTGCTGCATACTCCTCATAACACATAAAGCTTAAATATTCCTTGTCATGAGGAACTACTGCCACTTTAACCTCTCTTCCTGCTTCAAAGTATATAAAAGTCCCACTCGAGCCGATAACCATCAATGATGACAGAAGCATCACTAGGATAATTGGCAAAATCTTTCTCATCTTCCTAACACCTCCGCTTTGACCTGCCTCCATAACGCCGATCGTTTAATTCTTATTTTGAGAATATCCCCCTCCCCAATTCCAGATACAATGTAAACTAACCCCAAGAAAACCGAAGTCTCCAGAAGGATAGCAAATATTGGGAGAATTGGGCTTATTGAATAAAGCCTGGTTATAATTGATTCGGGTAGTACAGGCATATATGCATTGACTTTAACTTTGTCCGCATATAGCGAGGTTTCTTCTGGAGTGTTTACAATGACTTTGATAGTTTTCTCCTCGTTGGCCCCCAAATCAAAACGCGTATCAGATATATCCGATATAAAAGGCGTTTCGACCGTTATGTGATAAATCATTGGATAAAAGTTCCCATTTTTAATCGTTAGCTCCCTCTCAAAAGTCGAACCCGGTAAGTACCATCCTTCTCTTAGTCCTCCTGCCGAAGTTACAACATATTCAATTGAAAAAACCTGCCAAGATACGAACATTGATGTGGCTATCATCACAAGCAATAACGCGGAGGCTAATATATAGAGTGTTTTGAATTTTACTTTAATGAATTTTTTCCTCCCTTTTCGCTTACTTGTTTTCTTTTCAGTGCTGAAGACAACAGCCCCTAAAAGCACAAGGAAAAATGCCAAAAACATTTTATTGTTGTTTGATATTCTTCCCTGGAGATAGCTCCCTAAGTTGGGTAGCTTAAGGGGGGTCTCACCAAGTATAACCACTTTTCCTGCTATCTGTTCTTTTGAAATAGGCGGTACTTTTCCATCTTGCTGATCCGTAGCAACGTTGTTGTCTCCCTTCGTTATGTAGCCATCATCTACAATAGCAACTACCCTGTGGACAGTCCAAGCACCATACATGTTAAAGACGATTATATCCTTAACATCAGCATTCCTTGAGAAAGGATTTATGAAGAAAAGGTCTCCCTTGCTTATAGTTGGGGTCATACTGTCGGAATAAGCATAAGACATGAAAATAGGTCTATCTAAGAGAACACCCACAATTGAACCCATAATAAGCATGAACACCACGGACAAAACACCGTATTCAATGAGCCGCTTCATTCACAGCTACCTCCGAAGGCTTCTATAGTTATCACCTGATTGTAATCACCTAGAGGCAAGCCATGTGTGTCAAAGCGTATTCCAACTTTGACTGATTCGTCTGCTAAAACAGTAAACTCTATACTTTGGGCCCAAAAGCCGGCGTAATCACCTTTAAAAAATGCAATGTTTGAAGAAGTAGAATTAACCCTAACACAAATTTCACTAAAACCAGTCTCGCTCTCATTGTTCTTAATCTCAAAAACCTCTTCAAAAACGTAAGTACTGTTTGAGGATAGGCCTTCACCAAACCCCGGATAAAATGGGCTCTCGTTGCTGATTTCAACTTTTAAAACTCCGTTGCTGAGATAAGAATAGGGAGGAAGGGGGTTTTCAATAGAAAAATTAGAAGCATTATCAGGAACAGCATAAACAACAGGAATTGGTCTTTCCACGTACCATCCCAAACTGCTAAAGAATAGCACAACTAACACAATAACTATATAAGATATTTTTATTATTTTTCTCACTTTTCTTCCCCCTTGAAAATTAAATAATAAGGAGCAAAGGCTCCAAAAATGAAATGACTAAATCTTCAGATCTAGTCTTCACATGGCCCAAGTGTTGCATCAAGGTTCAAGGTTCCGTCCACTGAGTCTCCATCGTCTAATCCGTCGCTGTCAATTATCATTCCAATTTCGACTACTTCTCCTGGAAGAATAGTAACATGGAGCTCATCCGTTCCTGGTTGACCCACGTAGTCTCCCTCAAAGAAGCTAACAGCGCCGCTTCCACTGTACTCAATGTTCATACAAATGGTTACGTTTTCCCAGAGATCATTGCTTACTCCGAAAATGTGCTCAAAGATATAGAGTGAGTCTGGACTAACTCCTTCTCCAAAGCCCTTTTGCCAGTTTCCATTGTTTGTGCTCAAATCAATTACGAGCATACCATTGTAGTTTATGTATGCATAAGGTTGCAGTGGTCTAAGGTCAATAAGTTCATTGTCGTCTGGGACAATAGCTATATGAACCTCTCTATCAGCCTCGAAGTATGCAAAGCTTGCACTGCTGGCTGTAACAGCGATCACGATCCCTGCTATTAGCATGAAGATTCCTAGTATCTTTTTCATATCACTTCACCCCCCCACATACAAAGGGTTGATCTCCTAGCGGCCATGCTTTAATAGTTACATTGCCATAGAAGTCGCCAAGTCCAAAACCACCTGTTGCTAGCTCCATACCAACTCCAAGTTCCTCACCAGGAGCTAGAACGAAACAGACATCTCCAGCTGCAGTATCTGAGTTGTACGGCTTAGTGTTGGTACCCGTTACGTACATATTTTTGGTCGGGTCATAGAAGGAGAAGGTTCCTGGATCTGAGGAGATTACCTCCACAACTATAGTCACATTCTCCCACAGGTCATTACTTACATAGAAGACGTGGTCAAAGTTATATCTTGACTGCGGGCTTAATCCTAAGCCTCTAATTGGCGTCTCGTTGTCCCACCAATCAGGGTCTTCCCATCCTGGCCAGTTGGGGTTGTTCATTGAGAAGTCTATAACTAGCTTTCCTCTGTAGTTTATGTATGCATATGGCTGTCCTGGGTGCAGATCAATGAGTTCCACATCGTCAGCCACTACTGCAATGTGACTGCTTCTTTGGGCTCTGTAGTCCCTAAAAGTAGCACTGGTGCCTAACGCAAAAGCGAAGGCTACTAGAATCCCTAAAATGCCAAGCGCTAAAACTTTTTTCATTTTTTCCCCTCCGGGTTTTTAAAGCGGTGCCCCATCTCATGATGGAACACTCAACTTACTTCTTGATTGTTATGCTATATAGACAATTTCTGCTTACTGAGCCGGTAATGAGTTGTTACTTAGCATTATATGCTCCGTATAACTCTATAGACCTTCATACGATGGATCATGGATAAAAGAAGGTATATGCCAGCAGCTATTGTTAATGGAATGTTGCTAAGCCACAATCCCGTGAGTGCAAAAATCAATGAAACCCCTGCATAAAAAGTGCTCCAACTTATGTCATGTTTTTCTACAACTTCCATGTAAATATCAACGTCCTCAGGGACAGCGATAAGCTCTACAATTCCCCTTTCAAAGCTTATTATTCCTGCTCTCTCCATCTTGGGAATGTGTGTCTGCACAAGACTTACATATACGCTTTTCCTATGCCTTCTGTCAGTCTGCCCTTCTTCCTCGGCTATAAACTCCACTATATCCCTAAGTTCTGCTTTGCCGTTTGACTTCTGGAGATACTCTATCAAAAGCATCCTTCTTTCATTCCCAAGTATCATAGAAGTGGTAGTCATCACACCACCAACCTATAATGCCTTCTACGATTTCCGTTTGTATAAAATACCTCAACAAGGCCTTTTTCCACAAGCTTTCTCAGCACTTTCTCTACTTTCTGTCGGGTGCATTCTATACCCATTTCATTTAAAAACCGAGTTAAAAATGCTACAGTAAGCTCACCTTGCTTTTCAAGGAGTCTTAAAATCTCAGTTTCTATAGATCTTTTAGTCTTTTCCAACATTTACTCACCTTTCACTATGTAATTATTTATCATTGTAAGCGGTATAGTGGGTCTAAACTTTCCGCTTATCCTCACTAATATTATTAAAAGAGGCGATTATGATTAGCATTAACTATAAAGATAACTAGGGCCTCATACTATTTAAACGTTCCTGAGAAGTTCGATTTCCAACAAAAAGCCGTTCTCACTGCTCTATTGAACACGAGACCAGCAATAAAGATTTAACACCCTCTGAAGCAACATGATTCAAATATAGGACATTAGACAGCATTTTGAAAATTTAGAAAAAAATCAATCATTTTCCAATAACTCCAAATATGTTCCGAGGGAGTATGCCAAACGTATGAATTATACCCATAGACATCCAAAACCGTCAAGTTACCTCAGAAAGACTTAACATAAACAGAGCCAATATTTCATGGTTCGAATAGCAGAAGTAAGATGAAAAATGGGGTTCGACTCTCTGGAGCCCATGTTAATGGTAGCCCCGCGGGGATTCGAACCCCGGTCGCGGGATCCAAAGTCCCGCATGCTTGGCCGCTACACCACGGGGCTGTGCCCGTTGGATAGATGTGGTGAAGGGTTTATAAATTTTGCTCTATTATGTGGACTCAATAACAAGCTCTACATAAAAAGCCCACAGGAGGCTATAAGCATAATATTCCAGTTTAAGCACGTTTTTGCCAGATTAAGGTGTATACTATTATTTATAAGCTAAATTAGCGTTGATGAGGGAAGATTTAGAGGTCTAAAATCAAACACGCGTTGATGATATAGTTAAGCTGAAAGCAAAATAAAAGAAGATATTAAAAGCAGTTTGGAATAGCTTATTATTTAGCGTTTTTTCTATCTAAAGATTCCTCCCAGGTGAGTATCATGTGAGTAAAAGTCCCTTCTTCTTCCTTTATGCCCCTCTTAATTTCAGAGACGTGAGCATATTCGGCTTTGAACTGTTCCAAAATGTAATCTACAGCCTTTTCCGGGTCAGCCTTGTCACCACATGTGTAAACATCCAAAGCAGCATATCTCTCCTCCGGCCATGTGTGTATGGAGATGTGGGATTCTGCAACTATAACCACTCCGCTGACTCCTGTTGGGGAGAACTTAAAGAAGTAGCTCGATTTGACCTCCATATTGCTTACTTGTGCAGCTTTTAGGAATATCTCTCTGATCTTGTTTGCATCACTCAAAATCTCTGCATCGCACCCAGCAGCCTCAACAACGTAGTGATATCCAATTGTATCACTCACCGCAACCACCTCACTTATGCTATGGGTTCATAAGCTAAAGTCTATCACCTAACTAATAAACTTAACCATCCCACTTCCTTCTCTCAAAGTTTATCGGAGCGATGTAGGTTTTATAGAACTCTCTAAGCCTCCTCGTATGAATCTCAATCCATTCGCCGCTAACCTTTCTCCTAGCAACACCATCCTTAAGTGCCTGCTCTGCGACGGCACGAGCTTCCTTAGGATACACATCCGGATGTAGAGGAGAGGGTATAATGTAATCTTCACTAAGCTCTTCATCGCTCACAACGCTCGCTATAGCCTTAGCTGCCGCAATATTCATTTGAAGCGTTATATCTCTCGCTTTAACGTCCAGAGCACCTCTAAAAATTCCAGGAAAACCAAGAACATTGTTAATTTGATTTGGATAGTCACTCCTACCTGTGGCCACAATCCTAGCGCCGGCCTTTTTGGCCTCTTCCGGCATTATTTCGGGAATTGGATTTGCCATGGCAAAAACTATTGCATCATCGGCCATTTTAGCGACCATGTCCCCACTAACCAATCCCCCAACGCTCACACCAATGAAAACATCCGCACCTTCCATGGCATTTGCCAAGCTCCCGCTCAAGTTCTCACGATTGAACTTAGCTACCTCTTCCTTGTAGGGATTTAAGTTTTCTCTCCCCTCATAAATTATACCATGTCTATCTACCATTAGAATGTCCCTAACACCCATATAATGCAAAAGCCTGGCAATAGCAATGCCTGCAGCGCCCGCGCCGCTCATAGCGACTTTAATCTCACCAAATTTCTTTCCCACAAGTTTTAGGGCATTAATAAGGCCTGCAATGGTAACAACAGCAGTTCCATGCTGGTCATCATGAAAAACTGGAATGTCCAATTCCATCTTTAATCTCTCTTCAATCTCAAAGCAGCGAGGAGCACTTATGTCTTCCAGATTAATGCCTCCGAATCCTTTTGAGATGAGTTTTAGTGTATCAACAATTTCATCGACATCTCTGCTATCAATTAGGATCGGAAAAGCGTCAATTCCCGCAAGTGCCTTAAAAAGAACACATTTTCCTTCCATAACAGGCATTCCCGCTAAAACACCAATGTCACCAAGACCTAGAATAGCGCTCCCGTCTGTTGCAACTGCCACAGTGTTTGGGATTATCGTATAGTCCTCATAGCTTTCCCCCTCATGAATGGCTTTGCACGGCTCAGCAACTCCAGGGGTGTAAGCGAGGGTTAAGTCGTAGAAGTCCTCAAGCTTAACCTTTGGAATAACCTCTATTTTGCCATTACCAGGAAAATTGTTCCTGTGATACTCTAATGCATCTTTCTTAAGGTTCTTCCTCTGCTCTTTGCTAATTTTCATTCTCCTTCACCCAATGAACAGCTTTGGTTGTCACCTAATACTTTAAATAGACGTTTCTTTAAATTTGACATACAAAATAAAAACCCAGCAAATAAAAAACTTTATCTTGAGAAATCAAAACAAATTGCCGGGGTGAAAATATGAGACCCAAATTCCTAAAGAAACTTGCTGAAATGGAGCATAAAAAGATGATTATGTATCCCTTAATTGTTTTTGTTGTAGCTCTACTCATTTTGGCGGTTAAACCCCCCACACTAGGAATTGACCTAGCTGGTGGTGTTGTTGTAACTGCCCAAGGGGTAAGCACAAATCCAGATGAAGTTGCAAAATACGTTAGCGATAAGTTAGGAATAGAAGTTAGGGTGGAGAGCTTTACTAGCTTAGCCGGAGGAGGTATAAACGTTTATGCGCCTGCGGGGTCTTCTCCTGAGGACATAATAAGCGTTCTAAAGGAAAAGTTCCCAGACGCAAAATACGCACAAAGTGAAGTACAACCGACGTTTGGAGAAATGGCACAAAAGCAGGGAATTAAAGCTATAAGCTATGCGTTTCTAGGAATGGCTATAGTGGTATTCCTCTTCTTCAGGGTTTTGGTACCTTCATTCACGGTCATATTCTCCGCAATATCAGACATGATAATAGCGGTAGCTTTAATGAGTCTAGTAGGAATAGAGCTGAGCCAAGCCACAATAGCGGCTCTGCTGATGTTGATAGGTTATTCAGTTGACAGCAACATCCTCTTGACAACAAAGCTCCTCAAGAAGAAAGAAGACACGATAAAGGAAGCCTACTTTTCCGCTGTGTCTACAGGTTTCACCATGAGTACTACAACTCTAGGCGCTTTAGCATCACTTTGGCTCATCTCAACAGCCCCAGTAATCGACCAAATTGCCGTAGTTTTGGTATTCGGTCTCCTAGCGGATTTCATGAACACTTGGGTTCTCAACGCTGGAGTTTTAAAGTGGTATCTCTCAAGGGGTGAAAAGCAATGAAGTGGAAAAATCTCCTGCTAAATTGGCGCGTTTTATTGTTGCTCATCTTTGTAATAGGCTCATTTGCTTCTATAATTGCGTATGGACTAACATTTGGTCTCGACATAAGCGGGGGTACTGCAATAACAGTTAGACTTGAAAAGCCAGTCGACCAGAACACTATGGATAAAGTTGTTACTTCACTTACTAACAGAATTAACCGTTTAGGTATAGCAGATGTCAAAGTGGAGCCTTGGGGAGACCAGTACATAATTGTAAAAGTAGCAAACGTTAGTGAAGATACTGTGAGGGGAATTAAAGAGACTATTGAAAAGCAAGGTGTCTTCTACGCTGAATTTGAGGGAGAGATCTTTGCTACTGGAGAGGATATAGTCCAAGTGTTTGAGTATAGAATTGAACCAAGCACTTATAGATGGCACGTTCCATTCCAAATCTCCCAAAAAGCAGCCGAGAGATTTGCTCAACTAGCTTTAAACAAGCCGGGGTATCCTGTTGATATGTTTTTAGACCCACCCGTTAACTCCCTCCTTTTAGTGTCCCAAGAAACTTACAATGTAATGAAGGATGAGTTCAATGCCCAAGCTCCCCAAGCTATGTCACTTCCTGAGCGCATTAAGAAGGCATTCAACATAGATACTGTGGTATACGCTAACCAAAGCATTGATGAAATAGTTGATTTAGCTAAAGATAAAGACTTGGTGGTGCTGATCGGGGTCAACGGGAACCTAAAGGATGAACTTGAGAGCAGAGGGGTTAGAGTTAGGGTTATAGAGAGAGGAAAGGACGAGACAACATACGATTTGATAACAAAAGCCCTAGGTCTATACGGTCCATACAGCGTTGGTGAAGGATTAACTCACGGCCAAGCTGCGACAAACGTAGAGATTACAGGCTCTTCTTCAAATCCATACCTAGCTCAACAGGAGGCAAGCATAATCTCCGTCGTCCTTGCAAGTGGTTCACTACCCATTAAAGTTTATGTAGAGGGAACACAATACATCTCCGCCGAGCTTGGAAGAGACTTCAAGAACCAAGTGCTCATAGCAGGTATAGCTGCTCTATTGGTAGTTGGTGCAGTGGTTTACGCTCACTATAGGAAGCTTAGGATAGCAATACCAGTCGTAAGCACAAGCTTGAGCGAAGTAATTATAATCCTAGGCGTTGCGGCACTGATTAAGTGGAACTTGGACTTACCAAGTATAGCTGGTATTATTGCGGCAATTGGAACAGGTGTAGACCAGCAAATAGTCATCACGGACGAGTTGTTAGGCTCTCAAAGGAAGGAGAGAATAACTAAGAGAAGCGGCGTCCTAAAGAGAATGGGAAGGGCTTTCTTCGTTATCTTAGCGTCGGCAACAACAACCGTTGTGGCAATGAGCTTCCTATTCAAGTTCTTCGTAGGAGGTCTTAGAGGATTTGCATTCACAACAATATTGGGCGTGCTGATAGGTATAAGCATAACGAGACCAGCATATGCAGAGATAGCGAAGATGCTTTTGAGCGAGAAGAAGAGGTGATGGAATGTTTGTTGTAGTAATGGGTGCGGGCAGAGTTGGATTTTTAGTCTCGAAGATGCTCGAAAGTGAGGGACATGATGTAACCATAATAGAAAGCAATAAAGAGAAGGCAAAGGAGCTTGCCAACTTGATAAACGGTTTAGTGATAAACGGAGATGCAACAAACCAAAGCGTGCTCGAGGAGGCAAATATAAAGCAGGCAGATGCATTTGCTGCTCTGACAGGACAGGACGATGCTAACTTATTGGCATGCATACTTGCAAAGCACCTAAACCCAAACATAACCACCATCCTAAGGGTCAGCAACATTAAGAACAAGCAAGTCTTTGAGCAAGTTGAGGACTTAAAGAAGTACTTTGACTACGTCGTAAGTCCAGAAGAAATGGCAGCTAACTACATATTTAGAACTATCGTAACTCCCGGCTTTGATAGAGTCATGCTGCCAAAGGAAGGCGCGGAGATAGTTCAGTTCAGCATAAACAGCGAAAACGATATTTCGGAAAAGCTCGTAAAAGAACTTGGATTGCCAAGAGATTCCTTAATAGTGGCAGTTTATGACGAAAAAGGAAATCTAATAATACCCTCTGGAGAGACAAAACTCCCAAAGAAGGGCCAAGTCATAATATTCGCAAGGGACAAAGCTCTCGAAGAGATAAAAAAGATATTCGAGAAAAAGAGAGAGTAGCTTTCTCCCCTTTAATTTTAAATATTCTGAGAGCGATTCCTTCTTTGATGCCTTATGTTGAAGTGCCAAATTTGTAAGGCCACATATCCAGATGTTTTTCGCTTAAAGTGTGACTGTGGTGGCCTCTTAGACGTTGTGAATGAGTTTGAAAAACCCCTCGAGGACCTCTTAAACAGTGATTATTTAGACATTAGAAGATATCTAAACCTTTTACCTGTGAACCAAAAAACTCTCCCCTCACTAACTCCCCCAATAACCCCAGTTATCGAGAGAAAAATCGAAGGGATGAAAGTTTTATTCAAGCTCGAATACTTAATGCCGAGCGGTTCCTTTAAAGATAGAGGAACCTACGTCACCGTTGCAAAGCTTAAAGAGGAGGGTATAAAAGAGATAAGCCTCGATTCTTCGGGAAACGCTGCAATAAGCTTTGCTCTCTTTGGAAAGGCTGAAAACATTAGAGTTCACGTCTTTATTCCAAAACATACAAGTGAAGGCAAAAAGAAGCTCTTAAGGCTTTTAAAGGCAGAGATTCATGAGATAGACGGCTCAAGAATGGAAGTTCATGAGAAGGCCCAAGAGTTTAAAGGAGCCACATACGTTTCCCACTGGTATAACCCCTATTTTTTGGAAGGGACTAAATTAACAGCTTATGAAGCTTTTGAACAGATTGGAGAAGTTGAATATGTAATAATACCCACAGGCAGCGGTAGTTTATTTTTAGGCCTATACAAGGGGTTCAAGGAGCTCGAAAGATTTGGAAAAATAAAGAAGATCCCCAAACTAATCGCAGTCCAAGCAAAGGGATTTGAAAGCTTGGGAAAGAGGAGCAAAGAAAAAAACATGCTCGGAGAGGGAATAGCAATTCCAGAGCCGCCAAGAAAGGAGCAGATAAAAAGTGCTCTCAAAGAATCTAAAGGAGTGCACATTTCCGTAAGTGAAGAAGAGACAAAGAAAGCTCTGGAAGAACTCAGATCAATGGGCTTTATTGTAGAAGCAACGTCTGCAGTGGGCTACGCAGGATTTAAACTACTCCTAAAGAAAGAATTATTAAAAGAAAACTCCAAAACACTAATGCCCTTAACTGGTTCAGGGTTCAAATCATTGACATTATGATGAAAATTTTTTCATGAATGCGTATGAAATTGTAAAAAATAACATATCATAAGCATAAAGTATTTAAAGCAACCAGAGTAGCCAAAAATGTGCCTAATTTTCACGTTCACAGGAGATGATGCTTATGGAGGACGTTATTAAGCAAATCGTTGAGGCCGAAAAGGAAGCAGAGGAGAGGATTGAAAAAGCCAAGCAAGATGCAAAGCTTATTATTCAAAAAGCAAGAGAAGATGCAAAAAACATTGAGAATTCCATAATACAAAAGGCTCAGGAAGAGTCCAAAAAGATTGTTGAGGCAAAAAAGAAGGAAGGCGAGCAAGAAGCTGAAAAGATTTTAGAAGAGAATGAAAAAGAACTTGAGGAGCTTAAGGCAAGAGCGATAGAGAATTTTGAGAAGGCCGTTGATGAAGCGTTAAAGCTCGTCAGAGGGATTTGAGATGTTTAAGCCCCACGAGATGGTCAAGCTCGAGGTCATCAGCCTTAACAGGTATAAGGACAAGCTTCTTACGTATCTCCATGAAGAGGGCGTAGTTGAAATAAGGGAAGTTAAAGTTGATATAGCTCAAAAAGACACTCCAAATGAGTTCTATCGAAAGGCAGCATCATACAGCATAGGCATATCAAGGCTCGTAGAGTTCTTGGGAGCGTTTAAAAAAGAGGGTAAAGGGGGCATAAAAAGCTTCATATTCCCGGAGCCACTCCCAAAGAATCCATTCAAATACACAAGCATTGAAGACCTCGTAAAAGAAGTGGAGAACTTCTTAGAGAAAGCTGAACCTGAGATAAAGAAAGTCGAGCAGAAATTAAACTCAACCACAACCGAGATTGAGAGAATAAAGACTGACATAAACATTTTAGAGCTCCTCTCAGCCCTCGAAATTGATGTCGCCTATATGAGGGGAACAAAGTTTCTAGAGATTGTTGCAGGAACTGTGGATAGGGAGAAGTTCTCCCCAATGATCGAAGAGCTCACCAAAACCCTCGAAAAAAGGATAGCCTATGTATCCAAAGAACTAAAAGGACAATATCTGGTTGTTGTTGTGGTCTTAAAGCAAGATTATGATAAAGCTAATCCAATTTTGGCAAAGTATTCCTTTGGAAGGATAGAAGTCCCAGAGGGCAAAGGAACACCAAGAGAGTTAATAAAGGAATATCAATCAAAGCTCAGCGAAAAGGAGAGAGAGCTTGAGGATATAAAGAAAGAAGCACAGGCCATCTCTGAAAAATACTACGATAAGCTCGTTTTTTACCAAGAGCTGATGGAGAACGAGAGGGAGAAAGCAAACACACTAAGCAATTTAGCTAGAACGAACATGACTTTCGCTCTGTTTGGATGGACACCGAAGGAAAACGTGGATAAGCTGATTAAGGGCATTAAAGAGGTCACAGAAGGCAAAGTCCACATAAACATCAAAGAGCCTACAGAGAAAGAACTCGATGATATTCCAATCAAGCTTAAAAACCCGGGATGGGCAAAGCCCTTTGAGCTGTTAACAGAGATGTTTGGTGTACCCAAATACAACGAGTTCGATCCTACACCAATATTAGCATTCACATACTCATTCTTCTTCGGCTTCATGCTAACGGACTTCATGTACGGACTGCTAATAGGTGTAATAGCTGCCTTACTGGTTAAAGGCCACAAGCATCTCGAAGATGGTACATACCAATTCTCAAAAATCCTCCTTTGGAGTGCAGTGTTCACAATGATCATGGGTGTGGTGTTCGGGAGCTACTTTGGAGATGCCCTCCAAAAAGTTGGCAACGTGCTTGGCTTTAATGTCCCAATGGCAATAGACGCGATGAGAGGGGCACTCACAGTCCTCATAATAGCTCTCGTAATCGGTTTAATCCACCTTTTCATAGGATACACCATGGGTTTCATAGTCAAGCTGAGAAACGGAGAAGTAAAATCCGCTTTGACGGAACAGCTGTCATGGATGCTCATCATAATCGGTGTATCTCTCTTCGCCATTAGCTTGAACAATCCTGCATTAGCACTCCCAGCCAAGGCGGTGTTTGGAGTAGGATTCATACTATTCATAATAGCAGAGCTCTCAAATGGAGGACTAGCAGCTCTAATGATAATCTCAGACTTCTTCGGCTTCATAGGAAACTGGCTCAGCTACGCTCGTTTGATGGCCCTAGCTTTGGCAACCTCAGGAATAGCCATGGTCATTAACATACTCGTCGGAATGATATGGGGAGTTAAGCTTGGCCCAGTACCCCTAGGGATACTCATAGGCCTCGTGCTCTTCATAGGAGGGCACATATTCTCAACAGCAATAAACGCATTAGGTGCTTTCGTTCACGCTCTCCGTTTACACTATGTTGAATTTTTCGGAACGTTTTACTCCGGAGAAGGCAAAAAGTTTGAGCCTTTCAAATCTAAGAGGGAAGTGTCAAAACTCGAGTTAGAACTTTAAAAGAGGAGGTGTTAGGAAATGGACCCAATAGTTTACGTGTCTTTAGGTGCCGCGCTTGCGGCCGGTATTGCTGGAGCTGCATCCTCATTTGGTGTTGGTGTAGCAGGTGCAGCCGCAGCTGGAGCAGTTGCAGAGGATGAGAAGAACTTTAGAAACGCTTTGATATTAGAGGGTCTCCCAATGACCCAAAGTATCTATGGTTTGATCACCCTATTCCTAATATTGCTAGTCTCAGGAATACTCGGTGGAGGATTCAAGTTTG from Palaeococcus pacificus DY20341 includes:
- a CDS encoding V-type ATP synthase subunit I gives rise to the protein MFKPHEMVKLEVISLNRYKDKLLTYLHEEGVVEIREVKVDIAQKDTPNEFYRKAASYSIGISRLVEFLGAFKKEGKGGIKSFIFPEPLPKNPFKYTSIEDLVKEVENFLEKAEPEIKKVEQKLNSTTTEIERIKTDINILELLSALEIDVAYMRGTKFLEIVAGTVDREKFSPMIEELTKTLEKRIAYVSKELKGQYLVVVVVLKQDYDKANPILAKYSFGRIEVPEGKGTPRELIKEYQSKLSEKERELEDIKKEAQAISEKYYDKLVFYQELMENEREKANTLSNLARTNMTFALFGWTPKENVDKLIKGIKEVTEGKVHINIKEPTEKELDDIPIKLKNPGWAKPFELLTEMFGVPKYNEFDPTPILAFTYSFFFGFMLTDFMYGLLIGVIAALLVKGHKHLEDGTYQFSKILLWSAVFTMIMGVVFGSYFGDALQKVGNVLGFNVPMAIDAMRGALTVLIIALVIGLIHLFIGYTMGFIVKLRNGEVKSALTEQLSWMLIIIGVSLFAISLNNPALALPAKAVFGVGFILFIIAELSNGGLAALMIISDFFGFIGNWLSYARLMALALATSGIAMVINILVGMIWGVKLGPVPLGILIGLVLFIGGHIFSTAINALGAFVHALRLHYVEFFGTFYSGEGKKFEPFKSKREVSKLELEL
- a CDS encoding ATP synthase subunit K (produces ATP from ADP in the presence of a proton gradient across the membrane; the K subunit is a nonenzymatic component which binds the dimeric form by interacting with the G and E subunits), whose protein sequence is MDPIVYVSLGAALAAGIAGAASSFGVGVAGAAAAGAVAEDEKNFRNALILEGLPMTQSIYGLITLFLILLVSGILGGGFKFAEATQSNMIKSAILLGAGLTVGLTGLSAIPQGIIASAGIGAVSKNPKTFTQGIIFAAMAETMAIFGLVGALIMIITGVGF